From the Hoplias malabaricus isolate fHopMal1 chromosome 13, fHopMal1.hap1, whole genome shotgun sequence genome, the window AGCGAGTGAGTACAGAGCTTCAGTGTCTGATTTAAAGagttattttaatcatttttcacCGTAATGTTCATCTTTAAACACCTGACACTTACCCCAGTCTGTAGTTAGGTGTGTGTATTGTCATTAGGGGAGCGTTAGCAGGGCCAATGCGTTTAAATGATCTCCACAAATAAACTCTTTAACCGTGTTCTCGATGCGAATTTGTCCCGGTGGCTTAATTTAACACGATTTTTAGAATATAAATATAGCTGATCATTTAGGATTCACTTCGGTTTATTTAGACTGTAATATTACTAGAACCTGATGTTGTTAAAGCTTCCAATTGGAatattccgttccaccttaaatggtgcttcagtttcctgcacgatttaaggtggaaccgataATTCCAATATGAGGCCAACTTAAGTCCTACAATTGCTCTATGTTGGTGATTCGGGACTTGTAAGGAGAGGTAAATATAATGGAAACATATATCGCTACGCATCTAAACTAAAgctaaaaaataattttcagcACATTTCCATGTCCCTGTCAACAACAGGGGTTTGTGTTTCTTTGCTTACCTTTAATTTAACCAGGCAAGTTATTAAGAACATAGTTTTATTTAATCTTATTTAAAACGAAAGACAAAGGCTACTTGAGGAAAGAAAGATTAAAagagggtatatatatatataaaggggAAAGGAAAACAGATAAAGTATAAAACGTTTGCTACATGATTACATGCACAGGAGTAAAATTAATAaactttttttgtaataaaatattacaaaataaatagaaGAAAAGCAAgtacatgtatttaaaaaaacatgtctgATGTAATTTTTTGAAAGGTGAGATTGACATAAAAGTCTTTCATTTTAGTGTTTGCTGGAGTGTATTCCAGTTTTTGAGGCAGACGACTGGAACGATAAAGAAGTCAGAAGTGGAATTTGTCGTAGGGACGTTCAGTTGGATGCAGTGATGAGTTCTAAAGGGGGCATTTGTAACAAATCTGAGAGCAGAATGGTGCAGAGCATCAAGCTTCTGAAGAGTACTTTTGCATGCCGTTCAATAAACAGTGTCACCGTAATCAAACAGCGGGAGTATAGTCTTAAAGATCTCCTCCAGTGTAAATCAAGTGTTTAACTTTGTGGacatgcttgtgtttgtgtgatgtctGTGATTGTGGTTCTCATGGTTGTGATGTCTGTGATTGAAATGAAATTCATGCTTTATATATAGAGCGGGACGATACGGCCAATATTGATCACAATGTATTTCTTAATATCCTTTCAatatgatataattccgatatcgatatgaacaataaaaaagctacagaaaaactgccaagaactgatgtgacatcatcatcaaacaacaacctcttggctttgtcaatattaatatttttaaactaactttaaaagtgagtgctgaactgatgacagcgccctctaatgaccgtcagtcagtgacagacgctgtaaataatgtgtaaatgtgaaaatgtgcttaaaaatcatattttagtgaaacatttaatattgtgattatacattgatattgaattattgttcaGCCCTATTTATAGTCACTGTAAAACATTACAAGGGAATTTTACCACTGCCTTTAACACACCCATGGCAGTGAATTAACACACTGatctcacagaaaaaaaatcaatgctcATGTCGCTGTAAGTGTATATAATGTCTGACTTCCTTTAAGTGCAGTTTGTGTTCTTTAACAGTGTGCTGTGTGAGATAGAGGTGCTGCAGTCCATCTATCTGGATGAACTGGAAGTCACACAGAAAGATGATGGGTAAATCTCTATAAATTATTTCCAGTCATAATCATAGCTTCACTACATATCCTGCTTTAGTTAGCTAaatctgtattattattatttaaaagtgcGCTCTGTAGATGATGCCTTTAGGGCACTCCAACTTTTACATACAGCCTTAAAGATGttatatttttctctttctttctttagagGATGGCAGGTCAGTTTGGTCCTTCACCCATCCACCGGAGAGGACTGTCTCTCCCAGTTCGTCCGTCTCACTTTGACACTGGACCTGGACTCAGAGGCATGTGCTGGACATTTACGTGATGTATAAGGAGTTCATAATTAAGGGGAAAACCGTAAAGCTGTTCTGTGTTTCAGTAAGATCTACCCTTAGACTTTTCGTAACTACATCAGTACACAGGGCCTTAAGCTGCAGTGCAAAGCACGCATACAGTGTAATATGAAAGAGTGACTGTTCCTCAGGGGGCACAGTGTGGGAATGCAAGACTTGACCAAAGTGTCTGTAAGAACAGCCTGTCCACAGTAGGTTTTTGTAGAGCTGCAGTGTATAAGCACCTGGTTACAAAGACAAACATACATTTTAGAGGGGTGTAAGCCTCATAAAACACTTCTCTTTTGCTTGTAGTATCCTTCTTGTCCTCCTTGCATCTCCATCCACAATCCACGAGGCCTCTCTGACGACAAGCTGCTCAGGTAATTATATAAATGTACTTAATTTATGTGCAGTTATATAGAATTGTGCACCGTTGAACTCACATGGGGTGCGTTCTCAGAGTACACAACAAAGCTGTCTGGGTCAGTAAATGTAAATGCCTTTGTTCTTCTGCTCCACAGTTTACAGCAGAGTTTACAGAGGGAGGCTGAGTCCTGCTTGGGGATGCCAGTGCTGTATCAGCTGATTGAGGTCTGTGCTGTTTGtgctgtctcactctctctttctgagcAATTTCTCCACCTTTCACTGACTCATTATCAATCACCTTTTCTCTGCTTCGTCCTTACCACAGAAAGCCAAAGAGATCCTGACCGAGAGCAATATTCCCCATGGGAATTGTGTCATCTGTCTCTATGGTTTTAAGGTGATGATTTTATTGTCATCTTTATTAGGAGCATGAAAATGCACCAGGAACACAAGGCTTTCATATTATTGCCCCCATAACAACCCTTTAACTGTAGACCAACATGACTAATGTTCAGTAGTTTGCAAGCACTAAGGTTTTAGTAACATTGTCACTCTCAGGATTTCAGGTTGATGTCTGGAATACGCTTTGACACTGAGACTCTGTCACTGAGAAAACAGCTCAGGAtttgctctgtctgtctctttatatatttgtgtaatGAACCTGAAAGAGATTTCTTTCAGGGAGATACTACTACTCTAGTGTAAGTtacaataaaattaacattCATAACCTCTCATATCTGAAACTCTCATATCActaaaagtatcaaactatTTGTAtggcactgtggagcagcaagtagtgtctctgtcacagctccatggtcctggaggttgagggttcgtgTCTCATTCTGGGTGactgctgtgaggagtgtggtgtgttctctctgtgttggcGTGGATTTCCTTCGAGTGCTACTTTTTCCTCCCACgcaccaaaaacacactcaaaagtgtccataggtgtgagtgtgtgagtgaatgtgtgagtgtgtgtcgccctgtgaagtactggcgcccccttcagggtgtgttcccaccatttgccaagtgattctgggtagactccggatcCACctctgccctgaactggataagagttacagacaatgaatgaacagtaaTACATCGTGGTGCTGTAGGTAATATCACTACCACACagctgaggttgtgggtttaattctTGCCTTGCGTCACTGTCttttggtgtttggtgtgttctccctgtgtctgtgtgggtgtcctcccatggtccaacaACACATTTGAGCTCTTGCAACAAATATTCATATAtgtgcaatttaaaaaaaaaaaaaaaaaaaacttttcagtctGAAGTGACATTGTTGTATTTGTTGTTGTCTTTAAAGTAAAGTAGTCACTAAACACTCACCATATCCAAAAAACTCTGAAGAtagattaaaatattaatcCCCTGCATTTGGAAGAACgtagtgttatttttttcttctcttataAACAATTTCTGGATCAGGAGGGAGAGGTGTTCACGAAGACGAGTTGCTACCACTATTTCCACTCTCACTGTCTTGGACGCTACATCACACACTCCGAGCTGgagctgagggagagagagagagagctggaggaGGACAAGAGTCGAGACAGAGGAGAGGAGCAGGTAGAACCAAAAACCCATTACAGAACCAATTGAAGAGGggaactgaaaaacaaaatttaaCCATGGCATTCCTGAAAGAGAAGTGAACGCTTTAATAGCAGAACTGGAATAAAAGTTTCATgcctgtttctgataaagtacGGTACTCACTGTAATCCAGAAACACTCCAAACAAATCTGCAGAAGCTGATGCTAAGAACATAAGCCTCTTTATTTCATATAAATCTAAGGAGATGGGTTGTTGTGGAGAGTACATAAAATTAGTGGTGTATGCATTGTGACCCCTGGTTCCCATCAACACCACTGCAAAGATAAATCTTAACGTCTCTAAGATTCTCTAAATTTAAGCGACATGGAATTATCTTATTTACGTCCCAGTATAAGTTATGAGGAATTCCACTGTTAATTAttctaaaatgtttatatttttctggGTTTTTACAGTCAGTTTGTTTATGATAGATGTCTCACATCGTGTATCTTAAAACACGTGTTGTTTAACGAGTAGTGGAAAGTAGGCTAGTTTACGTCGATTTAATTCTCACTACACTATATTACAGTGTCGCAGAATCCACTGATGTAGACTCTGATAATGTTATACTTTTATATTAGAGTTCAGAGAATGTTTTGGGCTGATTGGTTTTGATTAGTGTTCTCTGCATGGACTCTGATTGAATAAGAGTGCGTTAGGAACCTCCCCGTGTGTGGGAAAGTAGGGAAATGTGAGCTGAGTTAGAAAACGAGCTGTGAACAAGTGAGAAATCTACAGGTGTATGGCATGAAAGTGGTCAATAACAGCTAAAAAACATAAAGCTCCAGTGGGTTATCaatataatgcattattattattattagattaaTAACACTGCCTATTTTATTGGCAAAATTATTACAATATACCCTACTGAAGCCAATGAGGCAGCCCTGGGTGACCGTTATGAATTACCAGGCCGCAGGTGTTTCTTTCAGACCTTGTTCACAAGCATCTGGATGTTcctgaaaatgtatattttttctcagtttttaaaaaacaacatcaaCACCAACCATCTGCATTTTCACAAATCTCTCCTTCCACACCAAATACGACTAGAAAACACTTTGATATGCAGCAGGGGGCCACCATTGAATCTGAGATATTTATCAGATGAAACTCAACAGCACCACCAACGTGCATTTATAAATTTGTGtcagatttaaaaaatctgtttctaggtgattaaatcattaattacatattttatagTGAATTGTGAGCATTTTACAgtgtacaataaataaaaaaattgcaagTATTTAAACAGACTGTTTCTATGGTGTGTTTAGGAGCTGTCTGTTGTTTGTCCTGTGTGTCGGGAGCCGCTGTCGTACGACATGAACATGCTGCTTTCATCACCTGCTCCAGTCTCCCCtgaggtatacacacacacacacacacacactcttcacgcCTACAGTGTCACagccccgtgtgtgtgtgttcagggatTTGTCTCAGCTGGAAATGTCACAGAGACagagtctgtgttgtgtccagTGCTGAGCGGTGGACTCTAACACTGTGGTATTGTCTTGTATAGACTTTTCTGTAACTTTGGAGCATCAGCTTGCTGAGATGCCTCAGAGTCTGACTGAGTAACTTGTGAGAGCACGTGTCTTAGATAGTCACATGCTGTGGTCACACGAGCATGTTTATTTGTGCTCGTCTAAAACACAGGCCTTTCTCTCTGGCAGCAGGAGGACGAAGCCCTTGGGGCTGAGTTTAAAAGAAAGTGGGAAAAACTCCAGAAAATTCTGGACCGTCAGAAAGAAAAGGGTGGTGTCATTGACCCGGAGGCGGAGTCTAACCGCTTCCTCATTCACATCAACGAGGTAAGGCGTGAACTATTAGATTTAGTTCAAACTTTCATTTTAGTTCAAACTTAAACATTTTCCCTTGAAGGAAGTGGAGTTGATCAGTCTATAAATACTTATATTAagattgtttatttatgtttgccTTTGCACTTTTGGTTATATTTTAACTACATATTAATGTCTATGaaagtaatatttattttgatctACAAAATTAGACAAGTAATTAAATGAATTTTATCAGcctgtatttttgtttgtacacattttaagcactaattatttgtcattgccAGTTTCGTCTGTTAGCTAGGACTGTCCCATCCACACATAATGCCCCCTAATTGGGAGAGTGAAGGCAAGcgcatgcttcctctgagaagTGCGAATCCATCCTCTTTTCAAATTACATCCTCTTCAATCCATACTTTTTTGCCACTAACCAGACAACATAACTGAACTTCGCAacttaaacattacatttttggGAGAAGGAACCTAGTGTAAATTCAGCTTTTTTCTTTGGAGAGGAGATCTTGTGTAAGTTAGATGTTTTGATAAACTTGACAAACTGTTGCAGGTTTATGTCCACCACAGTCTGAAATCTGAACAGTCTTTTTTTGTTCTTAAGGCACCTGCCTACTCTGAAACCACTCTCCCTGAAGACCTTGAACCCAGTCAGCTTTTAGACCCTGTTCCCCCTGAGATccccaatcagatcctcactcCTCAAGCCCGGAACATCTCAACCCAGCCCCAGCTGCGAAATCTTCATGGCCGGAGGCAGCAGGGGGAGttcagaggaagagggagagggagagggagaggcaaAGGAGGAGGTGAGAGGAGGGAATGTTCAACTGTCGTAGAGAACCTCACCAAACTGAGCCTCTCGTCAGTGGAGTGTGACCGACGTTTACCCCAGAGTAGTGTACACCCTCAGAACAACGCAGAGTGCACAGAACAAGGACAATCACTTGAGGTTAAAGCTAATGAAGACCATTCCTCCCCAAACCCAACAAGTGAGGAGTGTGTCTCCACAAGCACAAGCTTCCAGGACTCTTCAGCAGATAAACAAGAACAGCCAAACCACTCCAACACAACCACTGCAGAAAATGCCACTGAGATGATCGTAACTGACTCACATCCCGAGCGAGGTCTTCGAGACAGAGGAAGAAGACACAGCCAGAGGCCGCCGCAGTACCAATGGCATGAAAGACCCCCTAGAGGCTCAAATCAATGGGATAACCCTGGGAATCCATACCATCACCGAGGTGGAAGGGGCTACAGAGCCAGGGGTGGAGGCTttagtcatcatcatcatcatcatcattattatcattattacaaAGGAGGTGGCACTCACAGAGGAACTGGGAAAGGGACCCACCCGAAAAGTGAAACTGATTTTAAGAAGGAAGGGGTTCTCTGACAGTGGCAGAAGGGAGGagtgcaaacacacactcttctccCTCATACTCCAGCTGTACCTCCTCCTTCAGAAAAGTGTCATAATAAAATACTGCACAAGCACTGCACTTgaactctgtctctgtctctttctgccagcatactgcaaaaaaaaagaaaaaacacaatcaCAAGATTTTAAGTGGATGGTTAAAATAGTAACCATAAATTACTAAAATTAGCAGAAAATTTAGAAAAGCAAAATTCAATTCTTGTTGATGCTGAAATCACTCTTTATTCAAGCCTGATCAAGAtgaaagggttacagatgatgagtTGATGGATGAATATAAAGGTAAATTATTTGCCTATTGACTGctattttgttaatttattaactgatttgatttgaatatttgggttttttcctgaaataaatagaaaggattatataaatacatacacatatatatgatTTTAAAGCGTTAATAtattagtttttttctttttgtgagtttatgttgtattttagtgcattgtttttctctcttggcGGGACACGTGTTTGGTTTGTTGGGGAGGGGTGGGCTTGGTGTGTCTGCGCATGCGCGAGTCTGGAGCGTTCTAGGCAGTGTGTTGTTTGACGGAGCTGCGGCCACGGAACAAACCGCGATATTTTTCCTTTTCTGCGCTATTAATACCAATATTATCGATCCTATTGATTCTACCTGTGATCTGATGGAGGATCGGGATTCGGCGCGTACTCGCGACGCTGAGGCGGGAACGCGCGCCTCTTTTTGCTCCAACGGCAGCGGCTGCGAGGAGGAGGAGCCCGAGGCCGCGGGTGAAGCCTCGAGCTCGAGTGTGCATCGACATGGCGACGTGGGCACCCACAGCGCCTGCAGGGAGCAAGAGGTGTCGGTAGAGATCGGAGAGACTTATTTGTGTCAGCGAGCGGATAAAACATGGCGTGAGTTCGGTTTATGGATATTAGCCTTCAGAACAATCACCGAGCTACAATATGCGGGGATTTTAGTGCCTTATTTTGATGTAATATTATCTAAGATCTCGTGTTTTGCTACTAAATCGCAGTAATAAATCTCTGTAGATGGATAATGAGACAACCACAGCTTTTATTTGCAGTTTAGACCCAAAACGccagtaaaaaaaacatttaattgcatttttacCTAAAATGAACGAATTGTTGATACTTTGAACCTACTTCTGAATAATGGACCTGTTTCACACACCAAAAATATTCTAAACGCATTgtgcattttatcagctccacagagAATTTacgtgcaatgtgcagttactGACTAGTCCATTTGTTACTTGTTCCATttacccctgttcttcagtgctcaggacccccacaggtgtgatgtgatggtgtgttagtgtgtgttgtgctggtgcgagtggatgaGACTCACTGTACACTCCAACCTCATTGGTCCTTCTTgtacatgtaaagtcagagacagtagctgatCCATGCATACTAGCGCAACACAAAATGATGACAACACTGCAACTCTGAGAATTATCttccacccaaatcataccagctctgtggtggccctgtgtgtgtcctgaCTACTGTAGAGAAGGTTGAAAGCAGGCAAACGGTATGCAGAGctggactactgtctgtaattgtaagtgcttctgtatggtcagtggagcttagaGAATGGAGGTGTAGTTATTTTTTGTCCAGTAAGTTTATGTTAAGTTTCAGAGTTTAACAGTTTTTGCATACTAAATTAAAGTTAAATCTCTCAGACATGTGCCTCCTTTATAATGAATTCTCACTATCCCTTTACCTTGGTCTGTTGACAGTTGACATACTTGTCTTTCATCACTTCTGTTCCTCTCTGAACCTTACACTGTTGCTTTAATCTTCTCCACGTAGACTCGGCGGAGGTGATCCAGTCCAGACTAAATGAGCAGGAAGGCAGAGAGGAGTTCTATGTGCACTATGTTGGGTGTAAGTTGTTTAAACATATGCAGTCGCATCCTGCTGCAGTGGATATGCTAAAGTCACACATATATATTCTGTATATGGTTCAtcttcattattatttcattgtaAACACTTTTTGATACTTTAAATGAGAGGCATAACAGCCACTAGTATCAGAATCAGACTCTCTTTCCTTTTTCGAAGTGTGATGAATATGGTCTCTGTTTTCTGCCACTCGTAAACAGTTAACAGACGGCTGGATGAGTGGGTGGGGAAGGGGCGCTTGGcgctgacgaagacagtgaagGATGCAGTGAGGAAGAGTGTGGAGGAAGGTGGTGGAGAGTTGGGGGACCAGCCAGAGAGGAAGATCACCCGGAACCAGAAACGCAAACATGACGAGATCAACCATGTTCAGAAGGTAGACACAGATGAAACTCTATATATTTAGTATCTTCAAAACCACACTACAGTTTTGTTTGGAATCATGTAGTGTTATATTTCTGATGTGTTTTAAGTAtaagctgtatttttttttttttttagtaatcaTAGTtctatttgaatatttttcttgATCAGACCTATGCAGAGATGGACCCCACGACAGCCGCCCTGGAGAAGGAGCATGAAGCGGTAAGAGTGAAGCGGCTCATACCTTCAGTCACACAGAAAACCTACCTCTCCATCAGCCTAATGTTCTCCTCAGTTATACCTCGTCTTCTACAGTTCCATTCTTTCAGTGAATTTCCCTGAATTTAATGAATCTTCCCTGAATAGAAACACAAAACACCCTCCCTCAGGTTTCACAGATACAGTTCATACACTGCAGtaaagaaattatttatttatttatatattttcacgTTTACTTCAAACTTTCTCCATCCAGATCACCAAAGTTAAATATGTGGACAAGATCCAGATTGGAAATTTTGAGATTGACGCCTGGTACTTTTCTCCCTTCCCTGACGACTACGGAAAACAGCCCAAATTGTGGATTTGTGAATACTGCCTGAAGTACATGAAATACGAGAAGACATTCAGATACCACCTGGTCAGTGCATATCCTTTATGCCGTGAGTGGTTTTGTTGCTGTAGTGTCACTATGCGTGCACACCCAAAGCGAAAAAAATCGCTCAGCGTCGCCTGTGCTGTTGGGAGTGTCCAGCAACCTGTGAGCAGGCAGCGCCCCCTAGTACAGCAACCAGTGTATGAGCataggttttatttattcacaaaatGATCACAACCTTGACTAGACTTTTATCAGAACCTTATATAATAAAAACCCCTGAAGTTACAACCCTACAGCTATGTTATTGTTTATGTAACAGTCactgaacattatttttttactcaAATGTCAACTGTAATTAGGGCATAATGTAATTTATCAAAAATGTAGCTCTACTTTTTACATCTAAAGCAAATAATATTTACACTTTCAGttgtaataaacaacaaaacacactgtaaacttgAACTTTAAACAAGTCTGGACATTTTGACAAAGGAGCAAATTTTCAGCAGGAACCAAAGTGAGTGGAGCGGTTCTAAGGGAGCGTGAAGACTGCTTTCTGATTGGTAGTCGCTGCCACGCGTCACTGCTCATTGACTCTGCCGTGTTGCTTTCAGTGTGCACACACAGGTAGAAAACCACAGTGGGTGCCAGGCGTTCTGGTCTGATGCTTATTAGTCCAGCATTTGTGCATTATAACATGGGTTATTGTCCTGCTTGTCCTGCAGACCCAGTGCCAATGGCGGCAGCCGCCCGGAAAGGAGATTTATCGCAGAGGCAATATTTCAGTTTACGAGGTGGATGGACGCGACCATAAGGTAAGCTGAagttgaaataaaaataaactacacaaaaatacacaatcaGAAATTTAGTTTTGACCTCAATTTTCTTGTCAAACCTTTTTTCTTTTCGTGCCAAACattggtgtgtgtctgtttaaGATCTGGttactgactgtgtgtgtgtgtgtgtgtgtgcgtgtgtgcgcacTGTGTATGCAGATCTATTGTCAGAACTTGTGTCTGTTGGCAAAGCTGTTCCTGGACCACAAAACACTTTACTTTGACGTGGAACCATTTATCTTTTACATTCTCACTGAGGTCAACAGACAGGGGGCGCACATCGTGGGTTACTTCTCAAAGGTTAGGAGTGACTGtcctttcattttattatttcctatacatttgtgtgtctctgtctgcgtgcatctctgtctttgtctgcgTGCATTTGTCTCTGCCCGCGTGCGTCTGtgcgtctgtctgtctctatatGCATacgtgtctgtctgtctgtctgtgcttctgtctttctgtctgtgcgtctgtttgtctctgtctgcgtgtgtctgtctgtctgcatgtgtctgtgcgtctgtctgtgtgcacacTTTAGTATGggagtttattttttttgttgttgtttttcctgtttttaaacagGAGAAGGAATCTCCCGATGGGAATAATGTTGCATGCATCCTCACCCTTCCCCCGTACCAGCGGCGTGGATACGGGAAATTTCTCATTGCATTCAGTACGTTTGAGCTTctgttttaaaatctgaactgtTCCCCAAATATGACATGACTCACTGTGTAGTTAATTTGATTGTTTGGTTATTTATAACCTGTGTGGGTATAACATATAAAAATCTTGTCCTGCAGGTTATGAGCTGTCAAAGTTGGAGAGTACAGTGGGCTCTCCAGAGAAGCCTCTCTCAGACCTGGGGAAGTTGAGTTATAGGAGTTATTGGTCGTGGGTCCTGCTGGAGATTCTGCGAGATTTTAGAGGAACACTGTCCATCAAAGATCTCAGGTAGACTCTTCAGTGCAGGAGTACCAACAAATATTGTGTGAATATTGAAATAATATGTAGATATCCTGATGTTCACATGCCTCAAACTAAGTATGTGTACAGCAGAGATCTTGCCAACAACATATAGGATTA encodes:
- the kat8 gene encoding histone acetyltransferase KAT8 isoform X1, translating into MEDRDSARTRDAEAGTRASFCSNGSGCEEEEPEAAGEASSSSVHRHGDVGTHSACREQEVSVEIGETYLCQRADKTWHSAEVIQSRLNEQEGREEFYVHYVGFNRRLDEWVGKGRLALTKTVKDAVRKSVEEGGGELGDQPERKITRNQKRKHDEINHVQKTYAEMDPTTAALEKEHEAITKVKYVDKIQIGNFEIDAWYFSPFPDDYGKQPKLWICEYCLKYMKYEKTFRYHLTQCQWRQPPGKEIYRRGNISVYEVDGRDHKIYCQNLCLLAKLFLDHKTLYFDVEPFIFYILTEVNRQGAHIVGYFSKEKESPDGNNVACILTLPPYQRRGYGKFLIAFSYELSKLESTVGSPEKPLSDLGKLSYRSYWSWVLLEILRDFRGTLSIKDLSQMTSITQSDIISTLQSLNMVKYWKGQHVICVTPKLVEEHLKSAQYKKPPITVDTLCLKWAPPKHKQAKFSKK
- the rnf25 gene encoding E3 ubiquitin-protein ligase RNF25 isoform X1, coding for MAAESDVLCEIEVLQSIYLDELEVTQKDDGGWQVSLVLHPSTGEDCLSQFVRLTLTLDLDSEYPSCPPCISIHNPRGLSDDKLLSLQQSLQREAESCLGMPVLYQLIEKAKEILTESNIPHGNCVICLYGFKEGEVFTKTSCYHYFHSHCLGRYITHSELELRERERELEEDKSRDRGEEQELSVVCPVCREPLSYDMNMLLSSPAPVSPEQEDEALGAEFKRKWEKLQKILDRQKEKGGVIDPEAESNRFLIHINEAPAYSETTLPEDLEPSQLLDPVPPEIPNQILTPQARNISTQPQLRNLHGRRQQGEFRGRGRGRGRGKGGGERRECSTVVENLTKLSLSSVECDRRLPQSSVHPQNNAECTEQGQSLEVKANEDHSSPNPTSEECVSTSTSFQDSSADKQEQPNHSNTTTAENATEMIVTDSHPERGLRDRGRRHSQRPPQYQWHERPPRGSNQWDNPGNPYHHRGGRGYRARGGGFSHHHHHHHYYHYYKGGGTHRGTGKGTHPKSETDFKKEGVL
- the rnf25 gene encoding E3 ubiquitin-protein ligase RNF25 isoform X2, which gives rise to MAAESDVLCEIEVLQSIYLDELEVTQKDDGGWQVSLVLHPSTGEDCLSQFVRLTLTLDLDSEYPSCPPCISIHNPRGLSDDKLLSLQQSLQREAESCLGMPVLYQLIEKAKEILTESNIPHGNCVICLYGFKEGEVFTKTSCYHYFHSHCLGRYITHSELELRERERELEEDKSRDRGEEQELSVVCPVCREPLSYDMNMLLSSPAPVSPEEDEALGAEFKRKWEKLQKILDRQKEKGGVIDPEAESNRFLIHINEAPAYSETTLPEDLEPSQLLDPVPPEIPNQILTPQARNISTQPQLRNLHGRRQQGEFRGRGRGRGRGKGGGERRECSTVVENLTKLSLSSVECDRRLPQSSVHPQNNAECTEQGQSLEVKANEDHSSPNPTSEECVSTSTSFQDSSADKQEQPNHSNTTTAENATEMIVTDSHPERGLRDRGRRHSQRPPQYQWHERPPRGSNQWDNPGNPYHHRGGRGYRARGGGFSHHHHHHHYYHYYKGGGTHRGTGKGTHPKSETDFKKEGVL
- the kat8 gene encoding histone acetyltransferase KAT8 isoform X2, encoding MEDRDSARTRDAEAGTRASFCSNGSGCEEEEPEAAGEASSSSVHRHGDVGTHSACREQEVSVEIGETYLCQRADKTWHSAEVIQSRLNEQEGREEFYVHYVGFNRRLDEWVGKGRLALTKTVKDAVRKSVEEGGGELGDQPERKITRNQKRKHDEINHVQKTYAEMDPTTAALEKEHEATQCQWRQPPGKEIYRRGNISVYEVDGRDHKIYCQNLCLLAKLFLDHKTLYFDVEPFIFYILTEVNRQGAHIVGYFSKEKESPDGNNVACILTLPPYQRRGYGKFLIAFSYELSKLESTVGSPEKPLSDLGKLSYRSYWSWVLLEILRDFRGTLSIKDLSQMTSITQSDIISTLQSLNMVKYWKGQHVICVTPKLVEEHLKSAQYKKPPITVDTLCLKWAPPKHKQAKFSKK